A window of the Gossypium hirsutum isolate 1008001.06 chromosome A05, Gossypium_hirsutum_v2.1, whole genome shotgun sequence genome harbors these coding sequences:
- the LOC107961011 gene encoding E3 ubiquitin-protein ligase PUB24-like, which yields MFHFLKLIKQLQHPDSKMKALKELDLFAVKNERNRKYMVEAGVPRAMLSFIVNCFKEDCVSGLEEALSALFLIRIPSAEAKLLAKQNDQIIKSLIWVLGCEFNTQVMVKSHAVSALKSIIETASSIVLERLEPKFFEMIVGVLKQCTTRITQRGINSALHVLLDACPWGRNRLMMVESGAVSALIELELGSHEKRTTELILGILFHLCSCADGRVEFLRHKGGIAVVTKRIMRVSPAADDRAVMILSLISKFSATSWVVHEMLEIGTVTM from the coding sequence ATGTTCCATTTCCTTAAACTTATCAAACAGCTTCAGCATCCTGATTCCAAGATGAAAGCTTTGAAGGAATTGGATTTGTTTGCGGTCAAGAATGAAAGAAACAGGAAATACATGGTGGAAGCTGGGGTGCCTAGAGCTATGCTGTCGTTTATTGTAAATTGTTTCAAGGAAGACTGTGTTAGTGGCCTAGAGGAAGCCCTAAGTGCCCTTTTCTTAATTCGAATTCCATCGGCTGAAGCAAAGTTGTTAGCCAAACAAAATGATCAGATTATCAAATCATTGATTTGGGTATTAGGATGTGAATTCAACACCCAGGTTATGGTTAAATCCCATGCGGTTTCAGCATTGAAATCCATCATTGAAACAGCAAGTTCGATTGTACTCGAAAGATTAGAACCCAAGTTCTTCGAGATGATTGTCGGAGTTTTGAAACAATGCACAACCAGGATCACTCAACGGGGAATAAATTCAGCTTTGCATGTTCTTTTAGACGCTTGCCCTTGGGGAAGAAATCGGCTAATGATGGTTGAATCAGGAGCAGTTTCCGCGCTTATCGAGCTTGAATTAGGATCACACGAAAAGAGAACCACCGAGCTTATTCTGGGTATACTCTTCCATCTATGTTCTTGTGCTGATGGGAGAGTAGAGTTTCTCCGCCATAAAGGCGGCATCGCCGTTGTCACAAAGAGGATCATGAGAGTTTCACCGGCGGCCGATGATCGAGCAGTAATGATACTTTCGTTGATAAGCAAGTTCTCAGCCACCAGTTGGGTTGTTCATGAAATGTTGGAGATTGGAACTgtaacaatgtaa